The Drosophila bipectinata strain 14024-0381.07 chromosome 2L, DbipHiC1v2, whole genome shotgun sequence genome has a segment encoding these proteins:
- the JMJD4 gene encoding 2-oxoglutarate and iron-dependent oxygenase JMJD4 homolog — MASGEPEGMELHPEEAVENEEHLPGEIVRCSAGNLSYNEFFWRFMHKNWPVVITDVSRDWECSKQWTTVSKATDVNSNQPSSFPSEPSSAINFDYLKQKIDNCPVPVADCNSSYFNSHTKLELRFHDYLDRWRSSIEANRSSELNSNVDIRTTDNLYLKDWHLAAQMPGYNFYKVPKYFASDWLNEMLVDQKRDDYRFVYMGPKGSWTSYHSDVFGSFSWSTNIMGHKKWLIMPPGEEHKLNDRLGNVPFSIDEQLLEEHGVNYYTINQRANEAVFVPSGWFHQVWNLTDTISVNHNWFNACNIATVWQNLRSNLNAVREEISDCQIMDNFEAHCQTMLRASFGINYLDFIELLEFIADRRITQANKTSAQFLMFNSYTMNDYHVQYDLECLRKTLRQMSEDSTITQSPLQLSERCQKLKHRLEF, encoded by the exons ATGGCGTCAGGGGAGCCGGAGGGGATGGAGCTGCATCCGGAGGAAGCCGTTGAAAATGAAGAACATCTGCCGGGTGAAATTGTTCGGTGCTCTGCAGGGAATCTAAGCTACAATGAATTTTTTTGGCGATTTATGCACAAAAACTGGCCAGTCGTTATAACGGACGTCTCCAGAGACTGGGAGTGCTCCAAACAGTGGACAACGGTGTCTAAAGCCACAGACGTCAACTCCAACCAGCCAAGTTCGTTCCCCTCCGAGCCTTCCTCCGCCATCAACTTTGACTACCTCAAACAAAAGATTGACAACTGTCCGGTCCCGGTTGCCGATTGCAATTCCTCGTACTTCAATAGCCACACAAAGTTGGAGCTTAGGTTCCACGATTATCTCGACCGATGGAGAAGTAGCATCGAGGCGAATCGGTCGTCGGAACTCAATAGTAATGTAGATATCCGGACCACGGACAACCTCTACCTCAAGGACTGGCATCTGGCTGCCCAAATGCCGGGCTACAACTTTTACAAGGTGCCTAAATACTTTGCCTCTGACTGGCTGAACGAAATGCTGGTCGACCAAAAGAGAGATGACTATAGATTCGTCTACATGGGACCCAAAGGATCATG GACTTCCTACCATTCGGACGTGTTTGGCTCCTTCAGCTGGTCCACCAACATAATGGGTCACAAAAAGTGGCTTATCATGCCGCCAGGCGAGGAACACAAACTAAACGATCGCCTGGGGAACGTCCCATTCAGTATAGATGAGCAGTTGCTAGAAGAACATGGTGTGAACTACTATACCATCAACCAAAGAGCCAACGAAGCCGTTTTTGTGCCCAGCGGCTGGTTTCACCAGGTGTGGAACTTAACCGATACCATATCCGTAAATCACAACTGGTTCAACGCCTGCAACATCGCCACGGTGTGGCAGAATCTTAGAAGCAACCTCAATGCGGTGAGGGAGGAAATATCAGACTGCCAGATAATGGATAATTTTGAGGCCCATTGCCAGACTATGCTGAGGGCCAGTTTTGGCATCAACTACCTCGATTTTATAGAACTCCTTGAGTTCATAGCCGATCGCCGAATAACCCAGGCCAATAAAACATCCGCTCAGTTTTTAATGTTCAATAGTTATACAATGAACGACTACCATGTGCAATATGATCTCGAGTGTTTAAGGAAGACCTTAAGGCAAATGTCAGAAGATTCGACTATTACTCAAAGCCCACTTCAGTTAAGTGAGCGGTGCCAGAAGTTGAAGCACCGATTGGAATTTTAG